A region of Domibacillus sp. DTU_2020_1001157_1_SI_ALB_TIR_016 DNA encodes the following proteins:
- a CDS encoding MerR family transcriptional regulator, with protein sequence MYSIGEFSKLCGTSVKTLYYYSDIGLLKPSYIDPSTNYRYYGREKIQVINKINILKSCDMSLTAIKELIENGNLSKRKTLLKSKMIEVEDLKKHIARRIQEMDKLKQQMELKRTPKVKRN encoded by the coding sequence ATGTATTCGATAGGTGAATTTTCCAAGTTATGTGGTACCTCTGTTAAAACATTGTATTACTATAGTGATATTGGCCTGCTAAAGCCGTCTTACATTGATCCTTCAACAAATTATCGATATTATGGCCGTGAGAAAATTCAAGTTATCAATAAAATTAATATTTTAAAAAGCTGTGATATGTCTTTAACAGCCATTAAGGAGTTAATTGAGAACGGAAATCTCAGTAAACGAAAAACATTACTGAAAAGTAAAATGATAGAGGTGGAGGATTTAAAAAAGCATATTGCCCGTCGAATACAGGAGATGGACAAACTTAAACAGCAAATGGAATTGAAGCGCACCCCAAAAGTTAAGCGCAATTAA
- a CDS encoding TetR/AcrR family transcriptional regulator — MAKKTDLRVLKTQKAIKEAFLSLIQKKGFEAVTIQDIAEEAMINRATFYLHYEDKYDLLEQISHTYLKELMEVMNISFHLQNGEVNVKRFKITLRRVFENIEENRFFYEVMLGPNGIAGFTNKIEKFLFEKFKENFKVIVGDLNNLNIPADFILNFISSAYIGVVKWWLSEDTRYSPEYMAEHLAEVITKGPMNAIGYKINFKEEDSD; from the coding sequence ATGGCTAAAAAAACAGACCTGCGGGTTTTAAAAACACAAAAAGCAATCAAGGAAGCGTTCCTCTCTCTCATTCAAAAGAAAGGCTTTGAAGCAGTCACTATTCAGGATATTGCCGAAGAAGCGATGATCAACAGAGCTACTTTTTATCTGCACTACGAAGATAAATATGACCTGCTTGAACAAATTAGCCATACTTATCTAAAAGAACTGATGGAGGTGATGAACATTTCTTTTCATCTTCAAAACGGAGAAGTGAATGTGAAGCGTTTTAAAATCACCTTACGAAGAGTTTTTGAAAATATCGAAGAAAATCGTTTTTTTTATGAAGTCATGCTTGGACCAAATGGAATTGCGGGCTTTACTAATAAGATTGAAAAGTTTTTGTTTGAGAAATTTAAAGAGAATTTTAAAGTCATTGTTGGAGATTTAAACAACCTGAACATTCCTGCAGATTTCATTTTAAATTTCATCTCCTCTGCTTATATCGGGGTCGTAAAGTGGTGGCTGAGTGAAGATACCCGGTATTCTCCGGAGTATATGGCAGAGCATTTGGCAGAAGTCATTACGAAAGGTCCGATGAACGCGATTGGCTACAAAATCAATTTTAAAGAAGAAGATTCGGATTAA
- a CDS encoding YhgE/Pip domain-containing protein: protein MFFFKNKVVWIGLGIIMLAAGIFTFAFMGSTVNPAPKELPLAIVVEDEGAKLPNEELLNISQTLVEEIQKRDDASVDWQVLPTKAEAVEAMNDKELYAAIILPEDLSQNVFSLLTKSPAEPSAAILVNEGMNQAGANVAAQISNGMLAGLNQQIEQQLFTQLEERKMPLSVDTAKLLSSPVAIQIEKINPVAANNANGNTPALFTQLLWITTFISSMILFTALRKSTQGNWTFKSFLGQLLAGILYVAFISSVVLVLAVHVLEIGISSESSLFFMMFFIGLCFFFLQSACLNWIGYPAAPLFILLLFFSMPILTMAPEMLPNITRDYLYSWVPFRFSVESFKDILFFGKETFENGIGTIGVIGLVSLLLMGLSVLKPGKKSKENLKDRNQTATNF from the coding sequence GTGTTCTTTTTTAAAAACAAAGTCGTGTGGATCGGCTTAGGAATTATTATGCTGGCAGCCGGTATTTTCACATTTGCTTTTATGGGTTCAACGGTTAATCCAGCACCAAAGGAACTACCATTAGCCATTGTAGTAGAAGATGAAGGAGCCAAGCTGCCGAATGAAGAGCTGCTGAATATAAGCCAGACATTGGTAGAGGAAATACAAAAAAGAGATGACGCAAGTGTAGATTGGCAAGTGCTTCCTACAAAAGCGGAAGCAGTCGAGGCGATGAATGATAAAGAATTGTACGCAGCCATCATATTGCCAGAGGATTTGTCTCAAAATGTTTTTTCGCTGTTAACGAAAAGCCCTGCAGAGCCGAGTGCAGCTATTCTGGTGAATGAAGGAATGAACCAAGCGGGAGCAAACGTGGCGGCCCAAATTTCTAATGGAATGTTAGCAGGTCTCAATCAGCAAATCGAGCAGCAGTTATTTACACAGCTGGAAGAGAGAAAGATGCCGCTCTCGGTCGACACAGCCAAACTTCTATCCAGTCCGGTAGCTATTCAGATAGAAAAAATCAATCCAGTTGCCGCAAACAACGCAAACGGTAATACACCAGCTTTATTCACTCAATTGCTTTGGATCACTACTTTTATCAGTTCCATGATTCTGTTTACTGCTCTTCGAAAATCAACGCAGGGCAATTGGACATTCAAAAGCTTTTTGGGCCAGCTGCTGGCAGGTATTTTGTACGTAGCATTCATCAGCAGTGTAGTTCTTGTTTTAGCCGTCCACGTACTAGAGATTGGGATATCAAGCGAGAGCAGCTTATTTTTCATGATGTTTTTCATCGGCCTCTGCTTTTTCTTCCTGCAGAGTGCATGCTTAAACTGGATTGGTTATCCTGCAGCACCGCTGTTTATCCTGTTATTGTTTTTTTCAATGCCAATCCTGACGATGGCGCCGGAAATGCTGCCAAACATCACCAGAGATTACCTTTACTCCTGGGTTCCGTTTCGCTTCAGCGTAGAAAGCTTCAAGGATATCTTGTTTTTCGGCAAAGAAACATTTGAAAATGGCATCGGTACGATTGGAGTCATCGGGCTTGTTTCTTTGCTGCTGATGGGGCTGTCTGTTCTAAAGCCAGGCAAAAAATCTAAGGAAAACCTCAAAGACCGTAACCAAACAGCAACAAATTTTTAA
- a CDS encoding NAD(P)/FAD-dependent oxidoreductase — translation MYKTVIIGAGQAGLAMAYHLKSLDQPFILLDRSEDIGDVWKNRYDSLTLFTPRMYSALPGLPLEGDPHGFPAKNEMAFYLKRYAEQFRFPVQLQAEVEGVWKERDRFCVQTNSQTYEASSLIIASGPFQTPFIPNFAQKLSPDVLQIHSSQYKNPAGLPEGNVLVVGGGNSGAQIAVELSKTRKTYLSVSQKLRFLPLKIGKRSIFWWLDKTGILNAPSDSWVARKIRSSGDPIFGSELKHALISGAVMQKSRTVGARGAAMQFQDGSTIEVQNVIWSTGFVSDYAWLKVKGVLDNKGHPVHQRGVTPVKGLYFLGLPWQHRRGSALLQGVGEDARYIAEHIQEYNKMVIP, via the coding sequence ATGTATAAAACAGTCATTATAGGGGCCGGACAGGCAGGACTCGCAATGGCGTATCACTTAAAGAGCCTCGATCAGCCCTTTATCCTTTTAGATCGAAGTGAGGATATTGGAGACGTGTGGAAAAACAGATATGATTCGTTAACATTATTCACTCCAAGAATGTACAGCGCCCTGCCTGGACTTCCGCTGGAGGGCGATCCACACGGCTTTCCCGCAAAGAATGAAATGGCTTTTTACTTGAAACGTTATGCGGAACAATTCCGTTTTCCAGTTCAGCTGCAGGCAGAAGTGGAGGGTGTATGGAAGGAACGGGATCGCTTTTGTGTCCAAACAAATAGCCAGACGTATGAAGCAAGCAGTCTTATCATTGCTTCTGGTCCTTTCCAGACACCTTTCATTCCGAATTTTGCCCAAAAGCTTTCACCAGATGTTCTCCAGATACATTCTTCTCAGTACAAGAATCCGGCTGGTTTGCCTGAGGGAAATGTGCTGGTAGTAGGCGGCGGCAACAGCGGGGCTCAAATTGCAGTGGAGCTGTCAAAGACAAGAAAAACATACTTATCCGTCAGCCAAAAGTTACGATTTTTACCGCTGAAAATAGGAAAGAGGAGTATTTTTTGGTGGCTTGATAAAACAGGAATTTTAAATGCTCCAAGTGATTCATGGGTGGCAAGAAAGATACGCAGCAGCGGCGATCCTATTTTTGGCTCAGAATTAAAGCATGCATTGATAAGCGGAGCAGTGATGCAAAAGAGCAGAACGGTCGGGGCGAGGGGAGCGGCTATGCAGTTTCAGGATGGTTCTACGATTGAGGTACAAAATGTTATCTGGTCCACAGGATTTGTTTCGGATTATGCGTGGCTGAAAGTAAAAGGTGTACTCGATAACAAAGGACACCCTGTTCATCAAAGAGGCGTTACACCAGTGAAGGGGTTATACTTTTTAGGCCTGCCCTGGCAGCACCGGCGCGGTTCGGCTCTTCTTCAAGGCGTAGGAGAAGATGCCAGGTATATAGCTGAACATATCCAGGAATATAATAAAATGGTAATTCCTTAA
- a CDS encoding cation diffusion facilitator family transporter, with product MGHSHDHGHHHGHHHGGSNKTALKWSFLLITSYMIIEVIGGFLTNSLALLSDAGHMLSDAAALGLSYAAMTLGQKAASSRKTFGYKRFEILAAFLNGLTLMVISLYIFFEAYERITNPPEVMSSGMLIISTLGLIVNIAAAFILMKGDKEENLNVRSAFLHVLGDMLGSFGAIVAALMIMFFGWNLADPIASMIVAVLIVVSGYRVTRDSVHILMEGIPLNIDIHQVKEKLLSLSEVKGVHDLHVWSITSDFPALSCHLVVSQDGDEQDVLFKAKKLLHDEFELHHVTIQIDKEGIMKCSADGHCN from the coding sequence ATGGGGCATTCACATGATCACGGACATCATCACGGGCATCATCATGGAGGCAGCAATAAAACGGCCCTAAAATGGTCGTTCCTCTTAATTACTTCTTATATGATCATAGAGGTAATAGGCGGATTTTTAACGAACAGCCTGGCACTGTTGTCGGATGCCGGACATATGCTGAGTGATGCAGCGGCACTGGGCCTAAGCTATGCAGCGATGACGCTCGGGCAAAAAGCAGCATCAAGCCGAAAAACGTTTGGTTATAAACGCTTTGAAATACTGGCGGCTTTCTTAAATGGTCTTACGCTTATGGTGATTTCTCTTTATATTTTCTTTGAAGCGTATGAGCGTATCACGAATCCACCGGAAGTCATGAGTTCTGGAATGCTCATCATTTCAACACTTGGATTAATCGTGAACATTGCAGCGGCATTTATTTTGATGAAAGGTGATAAAGAGGAAAACTTAAATGTTCGAAGTGCTTTTTTGCACGTTTTAGGCGATATGCTCGGTTCTTTTGGAGCGATTGTAGCTGCCCTGATGATCATGTTTTTTGGCTGGAATCTGGCTGACCCGATTGCCAGTATGATCGTGGCAGTTTTAATTGTAGTGAGTGGGTACCGGGTTACACGGGATTCCGTTCATATTTTAATGGAAGGAATACCATTGAATATAGATATTCATCAAGTTAAAGAAAAGCTTCTTTCGCTGAGTGAAGTAAAAGGAGTCCATGATCTGCATGTCTGGTCTATCACGTCTGACTTTCCGGCGCTCAGCTGCCACTTGGTTGTAAGCCAGGATGGAGATGAACAGGATGTTTTGTTTAAAGCGAAAAAGCTGCTTCATGACGAATTTGAATTACACCATGTAACCATTCAAATTGATAAGGAAGGCATCATGAAGTGTTCAGCAGACGGCCACTGTAATTAA